The proteins below come from a single Pichia kudriavzevii chromosome 2, complete sequence genomic window:
- a CDS encoding uncharacterized protein (PKUD0B10390; similar to Saccharomyces cerevisiae YDR490C (PKH1) and YOL100W (PKH2); ancestral locus Anc_3.92) has translation MNNCQRNSFTGRLESPDGGSRLRSTSLSYSTSSSNSNSNSNSVYPSNVPSRSSSLRFPSRAHTMLNNDLHYTPYTPDRDSSPSPTNASSLHIVAAPSYSASSLPAPRPTRNRPLSANLVNNTSSNKSSYSPLLKTQAGESPTTTKSRLGSPSSLNRLNLSHLNEYHHFPRSASPLANNEGGTAPNMSSESTPLLSSNDNLDEAVGSALQPNPAMVLELDLEGNVKFISKVWETVVGTNLSKIINKPIRNFIVGDDEDKDVFTKATKIMMVDNETYKIRFIVNTNLKNRRHSDASSKTSSGDSVLSSNKNIESINLRSNDNSDDDSLSIHSDASTITTDGDFIELEAQGIIIHDKFDIATHTMWIVKPWVPIQDVTLELSEELISTIGTFGVNLLESYMLYLTDMGITDESELPAPEMELCRICEEKVPNWWLEKHTELCLVEHRAEDFVYARQEELHEHRKLLSNILETLHRKLAASPASPSNNSSSNSSLNSLGSLVASPIGSSSNSSVSSENSTNSSSSSFVSVNEYKGYAIPCGPQNTGQANNLPIIMQRRKSSGTLFPQIRFPFKSLESVIAYCDEALKINPGEIRDDHSRGRNPNELHEIAYSPISQNALNNLKELRLPASSDPAIHQITEDTKELVDKKLEALERYAHILQYVDRITKETNELVLLAVQNVIKKIKEHVFCMSEPESENDTLSIRSGRSSKLAIPFQPQVIKSPKIQTSGILFNNSFLDDFSHADSKDGLRISGSSTPKNSALIQRRSTPVITIANEEDKGKKLSTSSISTSRRPSSPGYSLPLASIQKTFRKSETFHSSHLPTSYSQTNEGSNYNKLLSTPVAITSSNERPPISPLLAPTSTKHSLPSIKDYEVIKPISKGAFGSVFLAKRKLTGDLVAIKVLKKSDMIAKNQVTNVKAERAIMMAQSDSKHVVQLIASFQSTHYLYLVMEYLNGGDLATLLKNMGTLPDVWAKRYIAEVIVGVNDLHSKGIVHRDLKPDNLLIDHSGHIKLTDFGLSRMGLVNRQKAVAKYQLQNLFQGTAGSGKRGSSSSHRSVLGLEPVSTAGSKVTTPDSSKPGSLDITNTDDSFKTNESSFTKYEYPMTTSKSDSSVDKAAIKDYSPSIANASNDSNRVFTPSAISSLQQDTKTRPNRPSARNLSIGSATSDSSALLSPIQSRFSKDESAQAVIEAPKTYALFDPDHSTQSRKFVGTPDYLAPETVAGKGQDKTSDWWSIGCILFEFLFGYPPFNDDTPDKVFNNILYGDIQWPNLPPEEFKTYCSDKAHDLIEKLLIKDPTKRLGADGSQEIMDHPYFEGINWETLFNEEASFVPETDHPESTDYFDNRGAEMAEFPTDDDINIDHLNLNSNQQNSCTESATTDYTKDLDVEITDEEDEEEEDPPDYFQIKKADSSSSNLVSPRNSFSRHGQFFTNRERRGSRLNDAGSNSEFGSFQFRNLMVLEKQNKDAINRLKSEHAEHRNSVSSITSSEIAYSQSTGSSGNGCFNMNSAPATPGSGTISRGRTQHGLTPNKRSMSPNPQLITGLKSPVLTFIPSPTVRNQSFIEESRPGIGKRKESSPAIHILTKSFTRTMSDFSPSSSDTEERSSRLSRLNTRNLRGPRIRTSSSSTTAKMPSLLPTLSVLLFEPIPIHRYSITRDLENLGCIVFSCASGSELIKLASGNIAFDIIFTSSESHRLSSLDLVKLIRHTTSLNTNTTIVALTPYAKGESSDVYDYVIEYPITRDKLKEILTKVQSLGMNTEEAIVTDTE, from the coding sequence ATGAACAACTGCCAACGAAACTCCTTCACAGGCAGACTAGAGTCTCCTGACGGTGGTTCCAGATTGAGATCAACATCTCTCTCATATTCGACATCCAGCTCCAACTCCAACTCCAATTCCAACTCTGTCTACCCAAGTAATGTTCCGTCACGGTCTTCCTCTTTAAGATTTCCCAGCCGTGCCCATACAATGCTTAACAACGACCTCCATTATACCCCCTATACCCCAGACAGAgattcttctccttctccaacTAATGCGTCGTCGCTTCATATAGTTGCTGCTCCATCTTATTCTGCTTCCTCTTTACCTGCTCCAAGGCCAACTCGAAATAGGCCTCTATCAGCTAATCTAGTCAATAATACTTCCTCCAATAAAAGCTCGTACAGCCCGTTGCTGAAAACACAGGCGGGCGAAAGTcctacaacaacaaagtCTAGGTTGGGCTCACCAAGCTCACTGAACCGATTGAATCTCTCTCATCTGAACGAGTACCACCACTTCCCTAGATCGGCATCTCCCTTGGCAAATAATGAAGGTGGCACTGCTCCAAACATGAGCTCCGAGTCAACCCCCCTGCTATCTTCTAACGATAATTTGGATGAGGCAGTCGGTTCGGCTCTTCAGCCAAACCCTGCTATGGTACTTGAGTTGGACTTAGAAGGCAACGTGAAGTTCATCAGTAAAGTTTGGGAAACCGTTGTGGGGACCAATCTATCgaaaatcatcaacaaaccAATCAGGAATTTTATAGTaggtgatgatgaagataagGATGTGTTTACAAAGGCTACCAAGATTATGATGGTAGACAACGAGACCTACAAAATTAGGTTTATAGTGAatacaaatttgaaaaacaggAGACACTCTGATGCATCGTCAAAAACATCCTCAGGAGACTCGGTTTTATCTTCTAATAAGAACATTGAATCGATAAATTTGCGTTCGAATGATAATTCAGATGATGATTCGTTAAGTATACATTCGGATGCATCAACAATTACAACAGATGGTGACTTTATAGAATTAGAAGCACAAGGTATTATTATTCATGACAAATTTGACATTGCAACACATACGATGTGGATAGTAAAGCCATGGGTGCCGATTCAAGACGTTACTCTAGAACTATCAGAAGAATTGATATCTACTATCGGCACTTTTGGTGTAAACTTATTGGAATCCTATATGTTATACCTAACAGATATGGGAATTACTGATGAAAGTGAATTGCCAGCTCCGGAAATGGAGTTGTGCAGAATATGCGAGGAAAAAGTTCCCAATTGGTGGCTAGAGAAACATACAGAATTATGTTTGGTTGAGCATAGAGCAGAAGACTTTGTATATGCTCGACAAGAAGAGTTGCATGAACATCGGAAATTGTTGAGTAATATCCTTGAAACCTTACACCGGAAACTAGCAGCATCTCCAGCAAGCCCATCAAATAATTCATCATCCAATAGTTCTTTGAACTCTTTGGGCTCATTGGTTGCATCACCAATTGGTTCATCCTCTAATTCGTCGGTTTCAAGTGAAAATTCCACCAACTCGTCCTCCTCAAGTTTTGTATCAGTCAATGAGTATAAAGGCTATGCTATTCCTTGTGGTCCTCAAAATACAGGCCAGGCAAACAATTTGCCTATAATaatgcaaagaagaaaaagttcTGGAACTTTGTTTCCACAAATAAGATTTCCATTCAAGAGTCTTGAAAGTGTCATTGCGTATTGCGACGAAGCCCTCAAAATTAACCCTGGTGAAATTAGGGATGATCACAGTAGAGGGAGAAATCCTAATGAGCTACATGAGATTGCTTACTCTCCAATCTCTCAAAATGCGTTAAATAACCTCAAAGAGTTGAGATTGCCTGCTTCAAGTGACCCTgcaattcatcaaattacTGAAGATACAAAGGAATTAGTTGATAAGAAATTAGAAGCTTTAGAAAGATATGCCCATATCCTACAGTATGTAGATAGaataacaaaagaaacgaATGAACTGGTCCTGTTGGCCGTTCAGAATgttatcaaaaaaatcaaggaaCACGTATTCTGCATGTCAGAACCAGAATCAGAGAATGATACCCTGTCTATTAGGTCTGGTAGAAGCTCCAAATTAGCCATTCCCTTTCAGCCTCAGGTTATCAAATCACCTAAAATACAAACCAGTGGCATCCTCTTTAATAACTCTTTTCTAGATGACTTTTCACATGCTGATTCAAAGGATGGTTTGAGAATATCTGGCAGTTCTACACCTAAAAACTCAGCATTAATCCAAAGGAGGTCAACTCCTGTTATTACTATTgccaatgaagaagataaagGCAAAAAGCTTTCTACCAGTAGTATTTCCACATCCAGAAGGCCTTCTTCACCTGGATATTCATTACCGTTGGcttcaattcaaaaaacATTCAGAAAATCGGAAACATTTCATTCATCTCATCTCCCAACTTCTTATTCTCAAACAAACGAGGGTAGTAATTACAATAAGTTATTATCCACGCCTGTTGcaataacatcatcaaatgaGAGGCCCCCAATATCTCCCCTATTGGCTCCGACTTCAACTAAGCACTCATTACCGTCAATTAAAGATTATGAGGTTATTAAACCAATTAGCAAGGGTGCTTTTGgttctgtttttcttgctaAAAGGAAACTCACAGGTGATTTGGTAGCcatcaaagttttgaaaaaatccGATATGATTGCCAAAAATCAAGTGACAAATGTGAAGGCCGAACGTGCTATTATGATGGCGCAGTCTGATTCGAAGCATGTTGTCCAGTTGATTGCTTCCTTCCAAAGTACACATTACTTATATTTGGTTATGGAATATTTGAATGGTGGTGACCTGGCAactttgttgaaaaatatgggTACATTACCAGACGTTTGGGCAAAAAGATATATTGCTGAGGTTATTGTGGGAGTTAATGATCTACATTCTAAGGGTATTGTTCACAGGGATTTAAAACCAGAtaatttattgattgatCATTCTGGTCACATCAAATTAACGGACTTTGGGTTGAGTAGAATGGGGTTGGTTAACAGACAAAAGGCGGTGGCGAAATATCAGCTTCAGAATTTATTTCAAGGAACTGCTGGAAGTGGTAAACGTGGGAGTAGTTCAAGTCACCGTAGTGTTTTAGGTTTAGAACCTGTCTCAACCGCAGGATCGAAGGTGACTACTCCTGATTCCTCCAAACCTGGGTCCTTAGATATAACCAACACTGATGATAGTTTCAAGACAAACGAATCAAGCTTTACGAAATACGAATATCCCATGACTACTTCGAAATCCGATAGCTCTGTGGATAAAGCGGCAATTAAGGACTATTCGCCATCAATTGCAAATGCATCTAATGATTCAAACCGAGTATTTACCCCTTCAGCTATTAGTTCACTCCAGCAAGATACTAAAACAAGGCCAAATAGACCCTCTGCAAGGAACTTGTCGATAGGCTCTGCTACTTCAGATTCGAGTGCTTTATTATCTCCCATTCAGTCcagattttcaaaagatgaATCAGCGCAAGCAGTGATCGAAGCTCCTAAAACGTACGCACTTTTTGATCCAGATCATAGTACTCAATCTAGAAAGTTCGTTGGTACACCGGATTATCTTGCACCCGAAACTGTTGCAGGTAAAGgacaagacaagacaagTGACTGGTGGTCAATTGGATGTATATTATTTGAGTTTTTATTTGGGTATCCTCCATTTAATGATGATACACCTgataaagttttcaataatattttGTATGGTGATATTCAGTGGCCGAATCTTCCACctgaagaattcaagaCTTATTGTTCTGACAAGGCGCACGATTTAATTGAGAAGTTGCTTATTAAAGATCCTACAAAAAGACTAGGCGCCGATGGTTCGCAAGAAATAATGGACCATCCATATTTTGAAGGAATCAATTGGGAGACATTATTTAATGAAGAAGCTTCCTTTGTCCCCGAAACCGACCATCCTGAATCTACTGATTACTTTGATAACAGAGGTGCAGAGATGGCAGAGTTCCCAacagatgatgatattaaCATTgatcatttgaatttgaattcgAACCAACAGAATTCTTGCACCGAAAGTGCTACTACAGACTACACTAAGGATCTTGATGTAGAAATTACagatgaggaagatgaggaggaggaagacCCCCCTGattatttccaaatcaaGAAAGCAGACTCAAGTTCATCAAATCTTGTTTCACCAAGAAATAGTTTTTCTAGACATGGTCAGTTTTTCACAAATAGAGAAAGAAGAGGCTCAAGGCTGAATGATGCAGGAAGCAACTCAGAATTTGGGTCCTTTCAATTTAGAAATTTGATGGTTTTAGAGAAACAGAACAAAGATGCGATTAATAGGTTGAAATCCGAGCATGCAGAGCACAGAAATAGTGTGTCATCAATCACATCGAGCGAGATAGCATATTCCCAATCAACTGGATCATCAGGCAATGGATGCTTCAATATGAATTCTGCACCTGCTACACCGGGTAGTGGGACAATATCAAGAGGTAGGACTCAACATGGCCTCACTCCAAACAAGAGGTCCATGTCGCCCAATCCACAACTAATCACAGGTCTTAAATCGCCTGTTCTAACGTTCATACCTTCTCCCACAGTGAGAAATCAATCTTTTATCGAAGAATCACGCCCAGGGATCggcaaaagaaaagagagtTCACCTGCTATTCATATCCTTACCAAGTCTTTTACACGTACAATGAGTGATTTTTCACCTTCATCCTCAGATACAGAGGAAAGAAGTTCTAGGCTGTCCAGATTGAACACCCGAAATCTCAGGGGGCCAAGGATCAGAAcctcctcatcatcaacaacagcgAAGATGCCCTCTCTATTACCTACCCTTTCagttttgttgtttgaaCCAATTCCTATTCATAGATATTCAATCACGCGTGACTTGGAAAATCTAGGTTGTATCGTCTTTTCATGTGCGAGTGGATCCGAATTGATTAAACTAGCAAGCGGGAATATTGCATTTGACATTATTTTCACCTCCAGTGAATCTCATCGGTTGAGTTCACTTGACCTGGTTAAGTTGATTAGACATACGACTTCGTTgaacacaaacacaactATAGTTGCTCTAACACCATACGCCAAGGGAGAAAGCTCTGATGTTTATGATTATGTCATTGAATACCCAATTACACGTGACAAACTTAAGGAGATACTTACAAAGGTTCAAAGTTTAGGAATGAATACAGAGGAGGCAATTGTAACAGACACTGAATAA
- a CDS encoding uncharacterized protein (PKUD0B10400; similar to Saccharomyces cerevisiae YGL065C (ALG2); ancestral locus Anc_6.219) has translation MPKVAFIHPDLGIGGAERLIVDAALALKSKGHDVTLFTSHCDPKHCFEEVKDLDVEVYGDFLPTSFLNKFYIVFAFLRQLYLSIKLIITLQFYQYDIIILDQLSYCIPLLQIFSWNTKILFYCHFPDKLLASHKSLIRKIYRLLFDIVEDISTSYADEVVVNSKFTKSVVQREFKLVSGELKVVYPCVETDTRVFAPSKNALSFVDKTLGDRSFFLSINRFERKKNIKLALQAFAKYLEESKDKKQVLIIAGGFDNRVTENVEYFNELSQLCDSAGFEYVEIIQSEPPSTIAVTTNVIFIKNLATDLKNAFISKCDALLYTPTNEHFGIVPLEAMRLGKLVVADKSGGPLETIVDYAKSEEFTGFTVESETNKWEKTLELIKTFTNEQSEDISKRAIKRVDEMFSFNAMQTQLDTIVTQLVKKQTSHKLAHVVVPLISLVFAWFASKAVKT, from the coding sequence ATGCCAAAAGTTGCTTTTATTCATCCGGATTTAGGAATCGGAGGTGCCGAAAGACTTATAGTCGATGCAGCTTTGGctttaaaatcaaaaggaCATGATGTCACTCTCTTTACATCCCATTGTGATCCCAAACActgttttgaagaagttaaagATTTAGATGTCGAGGTTTATGGTGATTTTTTGCCAACGAGTTTCTTGAATAAGTTTTACATTGTCTTTGCATTCTTAAGACAGTTGTATTTGTCCATCAAATTGATCATTACCCTGCAATTCTACCAATACGATATAATTATCTTAGATCAACTATCGTACTGTATACCACTACTTCaaattttctcttggaaCACTAAGATTTTATTCTACTGCCATTTCCCTGACAAACTGTTGGCTTCTCATAAATCCTTGATTAGAAAAATCTATCGGTTATTGTTTGATATAGTTGAAGATATATCGACTTCTTATGCTGACGAAGTTGTTGTGAATTCCAAGTTTACAAAATCAGTTGTGCAAAGAGAATTCAAATTAGTATCAGGTGAACTAAAGGTTGTTTATCCGTGTGTAGAAACCGATACTCGGGTATTTGCTCCCTCCAAGAATGCACTTTCATTTGTTGACAAAACATTAGGAGATAGATcgttttttctttcaattaATCGTTTcgaaaggaaaaagaatattAAATTAGCTCTCCAAGCATTTGCAAAATATCTAGAAGAATCAAAGGATAAGAAACAAGTTCTAATTATTGCCGGCGGTTTCGATAATCGTGTAACAGAAAATGTCGAATACTTCAACGAATTATCTCAGTTGTGTGATTCAGCTGGCTTTGAGTATGTAGAAATAATACAATCAGAGCCACCTTCAACTATCGCAGTCACTACAAACGTTATATTTATTAAGAATCTCGCTACAGATCTGAAAAATGCCTTTATTTCTAAATGTGACGCATTGTTATATACCCCAACCAATGAAcattttggaattgttcCCCTAGAGGCAATGAGACTGGGTAAGCTAGTTGTTGCAGATAAATCAGGAGGGCCGCTAGAAACAATTGTTGACTATGCGAAATCTGAGGAGTTCACTGGGTTCACTGTAGAATCCGAAACCaacaaatgggaaaaaaCGCTGGAACTCATTAAAACATTTACAAATGAGCAAAGCGAGGATATTTCCAAGCGTGCCATAAAGAGAGTAGATGAGatgttttccttcaatgcTATGCAAACGCAATTGGATACTATTGTTACTCAGTTGGTGAAAAAGCAAACTTCGCATAAATTAGCCCATGTTGTAGTTCCCTTGATATCATTAGTGTTTGCATGGTTTGCATCTAAAGCTGTAAAAACATAA
- a CDS encoding uncharacterized protein (PKUD0B10410; Pfam Domains: Y_phosphatase2(1.3e-30)), translated as MLVPPLNYSMVDIGIFRCSRLDAINISFLKSLSLNTILWINEEKPPRAIRHFIEEHDIRIHHMTTSGTVVEEDINVEAQEWMVLKPRIVSEAIEVLLNVDNYNCLVVDTSDVIVGVLRHIQRWNYSAILNEYRVYANKTSYRAEIYLELVRVELVEPLSCPSKTEEDPVLHSESTTAVSPGAPASSIDVLPSSLSRSPQIPSTLLRAAEQRRRQKPSVLPPSAPLLVGLPLTVALPPREKRPSWLVKLLGQNRLIG; from the coding sequence ATGCTAGTTCCACCCCTCAATTACTCGATGGTCGATATTGGGATATTTCGATGTTCAAGATTAGACGCCATCAATATATCATTCTTGAAGTCGCTTAGTTTGAATACCATCTTGTGGATCAACGAGGAGAAACCCCCACGTGCTATACGACATTTCATCGAGGAACATGACATCAGAATACACCACATGACTACGTCGGGAACGGTTGTTGAGGAGGATATCAATGTAGAAGCTCAAGAATGGATGGTTCTAAAACCAAGAATAGTCTCAGAAGCCATTGAGGTGCTTCTTAATGTCGACAATTATAACTGTCTAGTGGTAGACACAAGTGATGTCATTGTCGGTGTTTTAAGACACATCCAACGGTGGAATTATTCTGCCATACTCAATGAGTATCGTGTCTATGCCAATAAAACCAGCTATCGGGCAGAGATTTATCTTGAACTAGTTCGAGTGGAATTAGTAGAGCCACTATCTTGTCCCTCAAAGACAGAGGAGGACCCTGTGCTACACTCAGAATCGACCACTGCGGTATCACCGGGCGCCCCAGCGTCCTCCATAGACGTGCTACCGTCCTCGCTTTCCCGTTCTCCCCAAATTCCCTCGACGCTTCTGCGCGCGGCAGAGCAGCGGCGCCGCCAGAAGCCGTCCGTGCTACCGCCATCTGCACCACTCTTAGTGGGTCTTCCCTTGACGGTGGCGCTCCCACCGAGAGAGAAACGTCCTTCTTGGCTTGTAAAATTGCTGGGACAGAATAGATTGATTGGATAG